A portion of the Limosilactobacillus reuteri genome contains these proteins:
- a CDS encoding IS30 family transposase, with protein MTHLNDTMSTSLLTTHKKNAHLTKEERVMIATLKSQGLSNRAIGRQLGVNHQTINNELNRGTVRQLRRQKSNGKIYEYSYYIYSYEAGQATYLEHHRHSGRRRLYYSSKQFLRLADQLMLGEFDDHHYSPQAVIYKARDLMNDGTLIPKSVVTLYQWINEGVLRTSNLDLFEKPKRKHHRTHPQAKRCLGPNIAQRPQTADQRSEIGHWELDTVQGQKNGNDSVVLVMTDRLSRVNITSKIAGKTAHAVNQFFINLRQKMGTDAYYRIFKTITSDNGSEFSELTQVHDHVFYADPYSPWERGSNEINNRFLRKEITKGEAINNYSSAQIIATNDWMNHYPRAMFNGHSSMDIYRKAFYQEISQLHQPIINWSVLFI; from the coding sequence ATGACGCACTTAAATGATACCATGTCTACTAGTTTATTGACTACTCATAAAAAGAATGCTCATCTTACTAAAGAAGAACGTGTGATGATTGCGACTTTAAAGTCGCAAGGACTTTCCAATCGCGCAATTGGTCGCCAATTAGGAGTTAATCATCAAACAATTAATAACGAGCTCAACCGTGGTACGGTCCGCCAACTTCGTCGTCAAAAATCTAATGGTAAAATTTACGAATATTCTTACTACATCTATAGTTATGAAGCTGGTCAGGCCACATATCTTGAACATCACCGCCATTCTGGTCGTCGTCGCTTATATTATTCTTCAAAGCAATTTTTACGATTAGCTGATCAGCTAATGCTTGGTGAGTTTGACGACCACCATTACTCCCCACAAGCGGTTATTTATAAGGCTCGAGATTTAATGAATGATGGCACCCTGATCCCAAAGTCGGTTGTAACTTTATATCAATGGATTAATGAGGGTGTGCTTCGTACGTCCAATTTAGACCTCTTTGAAAAACCTAAACGTAAGCATCATCGAACTCATCCGCAAGCTAAAAGGTGCTTAGGGCCTAATATTGCTCAACGACCTCAAACTGCGGACCAACGGTCCGAAATTGGCCATTGGGAACTAGATACAGTTCAGGGACAGAAAAACGGTAATGACAGTGTTGTACTAGTAATGACTGATCGCCTTTCACGAGTTAATATCACGAGTAAAATTGCTGGTAAAACTGCGCATGCAGTAAATCAGTTCTTTATAAATTTACGCCAGAAAATGGGCACAGATGCTTACTATCGCATCTTTAAGACAATAACCTCTGACAACGGTTCAGAATTTAGTGAGTTAACACAAGTTCACGATCATGTTTTCTATGCTGATCCGTATTCCCCTTGGGAACGTGGATCCAATGAGATCAATAACCGGTTTCTCCGCAAGGAGATTACCAAAGGTGAAGCTATAAATAACTATAGTAGTGCTCAGATCATAGCGACTAATGATTGGATGAATCACTATCCACGAGCTATGTTTAATGGACATTCGTCAATGGATATCTATCGTAAGGCCTTCTACCAAGAGATATCACAGCTCCATCAACCAATAATCAATTGGTCAGTATTATTTATTTGA
- a CDS encoding flavocytochrome c, which produces MAEKFQPLSVSKLDNDYDVIVIGSGGTGLSAAIQANELGMKTVVLEKEEELGGNTNRASSGMNAAETNVQLQHGVIDNVADFYHETYQDGGRLNDKDMLGYFVYHTAPAIDWLADHGIKLDDITITGGMSRKRTHRPASMAPIGGFLVKSLLEVVQKENIPVFNKVKVNKLLQDDEGKVIGVEANADGLIKTVHAKAVILATGGFGASKEYMKRFRPDLADYKTTNQPGATGDGLKLAEGVGGELMQMDLVQVHPTVQQDNPHVYLIGEAVRGEGAIMVNAEGNRFVNELNTRKICANAITSLPEHSAYLIFDQGIRDHVKAIEFYDKVGLVVHGDTIEDLAKNLNMDPENLKKTVATWNEAVENHDDKEFHRTTGMDRGITKPGFFAIHIAPAIHYTMGGIHINTKTQVLDGNGDVIKGLYAAGEVAGGLHGNNRVGGNSIAETIVFGRQAGQQVTVYARGLK; this is translated from the coding sequence ATGGCTGAAAAATTCCAACCATTATCTGTAAGCAAATTAGATAATGATTACGATGTTATTGTAATTGGTTCTGGTGGAACAGGTCTTTCCGCAGCAATTCAAGCAAACGAATTGGGAATGAAGACGGTTGTTCTTGAAAAGGAAGAAGAGCTTGGTGGAAATACTAACCGGGCTTCTTCAGGAATGAACGCCGCTGAAACCAACGTGCAATTACAACATGGAGTAATTGATAACGTTGCCGATTTCTACCACGAAACATACCAAGATGGTGGACGTCTAAACGACAAGGATATGCTAGGTTACTTTGTATATCACACAGCCCCAGCAATCGACTGGTTAGCTGATCATGGGATTAAGCTTGATGACATTACAATTACTGGTGGAATGTCTCGTAAGCGTACTCACCGTCCAGCAAGTATGGCGCCAATTGGTGGTTTCTTAGTAAAGAGTTTATTGGAAGTTGTTCAAAAGGAAAACATTCCAGTATTCAACAAGGTTAAAGTTAACAAGCTCTTACAAGATGATGAAGGCAAGGTAATCGGTGTTGAAGCTAATGCTGATGGCCTGATTAAAACCGTTCACGCAAAGGCTGTTATCTTAGCTACTGGTGGATTTGGTGCTTCTAAGGAATACATGAAGCGGTTCCGCCCTGACCTTGCTGATTACAAGACTACCAACCAACCAGGAGCAACTGGTGATGGTTTGAAGCTTGCTGAAGGCGTTGGCGGTGAATTAATGCAAATGGACCTTGTACAAGTTCACCCAACTGTTCAACAAGATAATCCTCATGTTTACTTAATTGGTGAAGCTGTCCGTGGTGAAGGGGCAATTATGGTTAACGCTGAAGGTAACCGGTTTGTTAACGAATTGAATACCCGAAAGATTTGTGCCAATGCAATTACTTCCCTTCCAGAACACAGTGCTTACTTGATTTTTGATCAAGGTATTCGTGATCATGTTAAGGCAATTGAATTCTACGATAAAGTTGGTCTTGTTGTTCATGGCGATACGATTGAGGATCTTGCAAAGAACCTCAACATGGATCCTGAAAACTTGAAGAAGACGGTTGCAACATGGAATGAAGCTGTTGAAAATCATGATGATAAAGAATTCCATCGGACAACAGGAATGGACCGTGGAATTACTAAGCCAGGATTCTTCGCAATTCATATTGCACCTGCAATTCACTACACTATGGGTGGTATTCATATTAATACAAAGACTCAAGTGCTTGATGGTAATGGGGATGTAATCAAGGGATTATACGCTGCAGGTGAAGTTGCTGGTGGTTTACATGGTAATAACCGTGTTGGTGGTAACTCAATTGCAGAAACAATTGTCTTTGGACGACAAGCAGGTCAACAAGTAACTGTTTACGCCCGTGGCTTAAAGTAA
- a CDS encoding malolactic enzyme: MLRKGMQMLNDPFKNKGTAFTIEERKKYGLLGLLPSCVRTIEEQADEIYRLYQSKNSRIEQRHLLMEVFNTNRTLFFYLMEKHIAEFMPVVYDPVIAEAIEQYNERYIKPQDAAYLSIEHPDLIKEELVDAADGRDIRLIVVTDAEGILGIGDWGVNGVDISVGKLMVYTAAAGIDPSQVLPVSIDAGTNNEKLLKSANYLGNRIKRVEGQPYFDFIDKFVDAVEGLFPKSLLHFEDFGWGTAARILDKYQDKILTFNDDIQGTGIIALAGVLGAMNISKEKLTDQTFLTFGAGTAGMGIAKMLYDELIRQGLTPDEAKKHFYLVDKQGLLFKDTPGLTPKQKPFTRQRSEFANADELTNLLAVVKAVHPTVMIGTSTQPGSFDEAVVKEMAAHTSWPVIFPLSNPTKLAEAKAADLLKWTDGKALIATGIPVKDIEYNGTVYQIGQANNALIYPGVGFGALAAEAKVLNDNMLAAAAHALSGLVDPEKPGAAVLPPVSKLTEFSKRVAERVAESAIDQGLAGDGITDAKKAVAEKIWKPRY; the protein is encoded by the coding sequence ATGTTGCGGAAAGGAATGCAAATGTTGAATGATCCCTTTAAGAATAAGGGAACTGCTTTTACAATTGAAGAACGAAAAAAGTATGGTTTATTAGGCTTGTTACCATCTTGTGTAAGAACGATTGAGGAACAGGCAGACGAAATCTACCGGTTATATCAATCTAAGAACTCACGGATTGAACAACGTCATCTATTGATGGAAGTATTCAATACTAACCGTACGCTTTTCTTCTACTTGATGGAAAAACATATTGCGGAGTTTATGCCGGTTGTGTATGATCCCGTAATTGCTGAGGCGATTGAGCAATATAATGAACGTTACATTAAGCCGCAAGATGCTGCATATTTGAGCATTGAGCATCCTGACTTAATTAAAGAGGAACTTGTTGATGCCGCCGATGGTCGTGATATTCGCCTTATTGTTGTTACAGATGCTGAAGGAATCCTTGGTATTGGTGACTGGGGTGTAAATGGGGTTGACATTTCTGTTGGAAAATTAATGGTTTACACGGCAGCGGCTGGGATTGATCCATCCCAAGTTCTCCCGGTCTCTATTGATGCAGGGACTAATAATGAAAAATTGTTGAAGTCCGCTAATTACCTAGGAAATCGAATTAAGCGGGTTGAGGGACAACCTTACTTTGACTTCATCGATAAGTTTGTTGATGCAGTTGAAGGATTGTTCCCTAAGAGTTTATTACACTTTGAAGATTTTGGTTGGGGAACGGCTGCACGGATTCTTGATAAGTACCAGGATAAGATTTTGACCTTTAATGATGATATTCAAGGAACCGGAATTATTGCCTTAGCTGGTGTGCTAGGAGCCATGAATATCTCAAAAGAAAAGTTAACGGATCAAACATTCTTAACATTCGGTGCGGGTACTGCTGGAATGGGGATCGCTAAGATGCTTTATGACGAATTGATCCGTCAAGGCCTGACACCGGACGAAGCAAAGAAGCACTTCTACCTTGTTGACAAGCAAGGATTATTATTTAAAGATACGCCAGGCTTAACACCAAAGCAAAAGCCATTTACCCGTCAACGGAGCGAATTTGCTAATGCTGATGAATTAACTAATTTACTTGCGGTTGTTAAAGCTGTTCACCCAACAGTAATGATTGGTACGTCCACTCAGCCAGGAAGTTTTGATGAAGCGGTTGTAAAGGAAATGGCAGCCCATACTTCATGGCCTGTTATCTTCCCGCTCTCTAACCCAACTAAGTTAGCAGAGGCAAAAGCAGCCGACCTTCTCAAATGGACTGATGGAAAGGCATTAATTGCGACGGGAATTCCGGTTAAAGATATCGAGTATAATGGAACCGTTTATCAAATTGGTCAAGCTAACAATGCGTTAATTTATCCTGGAGTTGGTTTTGGCGCCTTGGCTGCTGAAGCTAAAGTGTTAAATGATAATATGCTTGCTGCAGCTGCTCATGCTTTAAGTGGCTTAGTTGACCCAGAAAAACCAGGAGCAGCTGTATTACCTCCTGTTTCTAAGTTAACAGAATTTTCTAAGCGAGTGGCTGAACGAGTAGCCGAATCTGCTATCGACCAAGGCTTAGCAGGCGATGGAATTACCGATGCGAAGAAGGCAGTAGCAGAAAAAATTTGGAAGCCGCGATATTAA
- a CDS encoding L-lactate dehydrogenase, whose product MLGHHHKVVLVGDGAVGSSFAFSLLQTTQEIDELVIVDLKKEKATGESLDLQDITPLTSPVNIHAGDYSDAADADVVVITAGVPRKPGETRLDLVSKNTKILSTIVNPIVESGFNGIFVVSSNPVDILTIVTQQLSGFPKHRVIGTGTSLDTARLNVLLSEKLNVPVNEIDALVLGEHGDTSFGAFDEATINGKPLKEVTDLTVQDYSELEKAVKERGGKIIEGKGATFYGVAKYLAYIVKAIIENRNIMLPISAPLTGQYGINDLYLGIPAIVNRTGIEKVIDYGLSDTEIEKLKYSAAKMKDVLDGVKV is encoded by the coding sequence ATGTTAGGACATCATCATAAAGTTGTGCTTGTTGGTGATGGAGCTGTAGGATCATCATTCGCATTCTCACTCCTTCAAACAACACAAGAAATTGATGAATTAGTTATTGTTGACCTAAAGAAAGAGAAGGCAACAGGAGAATCATTGGATTTACAAGATATTACTCCACTAACTAGTCCAGTCAACATTCATGCGGGGGATTATTCTGATGCTGCTGATGCTGATGTTGTAGTTATTACTGCTGGAGTTCCACGCAAGCCAGGAGAGACTCGTTTGGATCTTGTTTCAAAGAACACAAAGATTCTTTCAACTATTGTTAACCCAATTGTTGAAAGTGGATTCAACGGCATTTTTGTTGTATCAAGTAATCCTGTTGATATTTTAACTATAGTGACACAACAACTCTCTGGATTCCCTAAGCATCGTGTTATCGGAACTGGTACTTCATTAGACACAGCTCGATTGAATGTACTTTTATCTGAAAAGTTAAATGTTCCAGTAAATGAAATTGATGCTTTAGTTTTAGGGGAACATGGAGATACATCGTTTGGTGCATTCGATGAAGCTACTATTAATGGAAAACCGTTAAAAGAAGTTACTGATTTAACTGTTCAGGACTATAGCGAACTTGAAAAAGCAGTTAAAGAACGTGGTGGTAAGATTATCGAAGGAAAAGGAGCTACTTTCTATGGAGTAGCTAAATATCTTGCTTATATTGTAAAAGCGATTATTGAAAATCGTAACATCATGCTCCCAATATCAGCTCCTCTAACGGGTCAATATGGGATTAATGATTTGTATCTTGGAATACCTGCAATTGTTAATCGAACAGGAATAGAAAAAGTCATTGATTACGGACTTTCGGATACAGAAATCGAAAAACTAAAATACTCTGCTGCTAAGATGAAAGATGTCTTAGATGGTGTGAAAGTTTAA
- a CDS encoding class II fumarate hydratase, producing the protein MSEYRTEEDTLGPVKIPAEALWGPQTERSRNNFPTGQYMPLAIIRALLNIKKAAAQANMETKAISEEKGNLIVKAIDELLALSDEELRKDFPLKVYQTGSGTQTNMNTNEVVAHKAHEINPDIEILPNDDVNKGQSSNDTFPTAMNVVALEALDKLKPAVQHLIDELKVKEEKYMKTVKVGRTHLQDAVPLTFGQELSGYIAFLEHDLDYIKTLEPTLDELAIGGTAVGTGLNAAEGMSEKIAEKLSEVYDLNLTADSNKFYGLANHSGLNVVHGALKTLAADMFKLAQDIRFLASGPRAGYGELNIPANEPGSSIMPGKVNPTQAEAVTMAALRVFGNDTVVTMASSQGNFEMNVYKPVLIDAFLESADLLTGTITGFADKMIHGMTVNEKRMEELVDNSLMTVTALSPHIGYHDSAKIAQAADKAGSTLKEAALKSGKLTEEQYDEWMDMLKMTNVDQDK; encoded by the coding sequence ATGTCAGAATACCGTACTGAAGAAGATACGTTAGGTCCTGTTAAAATCCCTGCTGAAGCATTATGGGGACCACAAACAGAACGGAGTCGGAATAACTTCCCAACCGGTCAATACATGCCATTAGCAATCATCCGTGCTCTATTGAACATTAAAAAGGCAGCGGCCCAAGCTAATATGGAAACTAAAGCTATCTCTGAAGAAAAGGGTAATCTAATCGTTAAAGCGATTGATGAATTACTCGCATTAAGTGATGAAGAATTGCGGAAGGACTTCCCATTAAAGGTTTACCAAACTGGTTCTGGTACCCAAACCAACATGAACACTAATGAAGTTGTTGCGCACAAGGCTCATGAAATTAACCCTGACATTGAAATCTTACCAAATGATGATGTTAACAAGGGTCAAAGTTCAAACGATACATTCCCAACTGCAATGAATGTGGTTGCTTTAGAAGCGCTTGATAAGTTGAAGCCAGCTGTTCAACACTTAATTGATGAATTAAAGGTTAAGGAAGAGAAGTACATGAAGACTGTTAAAGTTGGACGTACTCACTTGCAAGATGCTGTTCCATTGACATTTGGTCAAGAACTTTCTGGTTACATTGCTTTCTTAGAACATGACCTTGATTACATTAAGACTTTGGAACCAACATTAGATGAATTGGCAATTGGTGGTACTGCTGTTGGTACTGGTTTGAATGCTGCAGAAGGAATGTCTGAAAAGATTGCTGAAAAACTTAGCGAAGTTTACGACTTAAACTTAACTGCTGATTCAAACAAGTTCTACGGTTTAGCTAACCACTCTGGTTTAAATGTTGTTCACGGTGCTTTGAAGACATTAGCAGCTGACATGTTCAAGCTTGCTCAAGATATTCGTTTCTTGGCTTCTGGTCCACGTGCTGGTTACGGTGAATTAAATATCCCAGCTAACGAACCAGGTTCATCAATCATGCCAGGAAAGGTTAACCCAACTCAAGCAGAAGCTGTAACAATGGCTGCTTTACGGGTGTTCGGTAACGATACTGTAGTAACAATGGCTTCATCACAAGGTAACTTCGAAATGAATGTTTACAAGCCAGTATTGATTGATGCATTCCTCGAATCAGCTGACTTATTAACTGGAACAATTACTGGATTTGCTGACAAGATGATCCACGGAATGACAGTTAATGAAAAGCGGATGGAAGAATTAGTTGATAATTCATTGATGACTGTTACTGCTTTGTCACCACACATTGGTTACCATGACAGTGCTAAGATTGCTCAAGCTGCTGATAAAGCTGGTAGCACATTAAAAGAAGCTGCTTTGAAGTCTGGTAAGCTTACTGAAGAACAATACGATGAATGGATGGACATGCTTAAGATGACCAACGTTGATCAGGATAAATAA
- a CDS encoding anion permease, producing MGLSKVNYKGFIWPVLVGVIIWLCTPVRPVGISVVAWHLLALFIATIVGCITQPLPIAGVALIGFTLTVLLGIAPMKEAVVAFGNSTPWTIAMAYLIARGFIKTGLGNRVALLFVRYFGKKSIGLGYALMGIDLVTAPATPSNTARASGIVLPIIDALSNTFHSSPKDGTERKMGSYLLFTEFHVNIITSAMFMTAMAPNIVAVGLAKELGVNITWISWFLAALLPGVILLALIPWIIYKMYPPEIKETPDARQLADSQLAEMGPMKLSEKLMLVIFAIAIVLWMISSFIGMDAMTVAFIAVVLMLLTGILTTKDVLNETGAWNVVLWFSILIFLAGELNKLGIIPWFSKTVSHSLSGMNWFVIMIALVLIYFYSHYLFASGTAQVTAMFSGFLGVAISAGVPPFLAAMLLSLTAAAYSSTTHYANGPASALFSTGYVKQSDWWRMNFILGLLYLVVFIGIGTVWMKVIGLW from the coding sequence ATGGGATTATCAAAGGTAAATTATAAAGGATTTATCTGGCCGGTACTTGTTGGAGTTATCATTTGGCTTTGTACTCCAGTCCGGCCTGTAGGAATTAGCGTTGTAGCTTGGCACTTGTTAGCATTATTTATTGCAACGATTGTTGGATGTATTACTCAGCCATTGCCAATTGCTGGGGTTGCATTAATTGGTTTTACACTCACGGTTTTACTAGGAATTGCTCCGATGAAAGAAGCAGTAGTTGCTTTTGGAAATAGTACTCCTTGGACTATTGCAATGGCATACTTAATTGCCCGTGGATTTATTAAGACTGGTTTAGGAAACCGAGTAGCTTTACTATTTGTTCGTTATTTTGGTAAAAAATCAATTGGTTTAGGATATGCTTTAATGGGAATTGATCTTGTTACAGCGCCTGCTACACCAAGTAACACGGCACGTGCTAGTGGTATTGTTTTACCGATTATTGATGCTCTTTCAAATACGTTCCATTCATCACCAAAAGATGGAACAGAACGGAAGATGGGTTCTTACTTATTATTCACTGAATTTCATGTCAATATTATTACTAGTGCGATGTTTATGACTGCAATGGCACCAAACATTGTTGCTGTTGGGCTTGCAAAAGAGCTGGGTGTTAACATTACTTGGATTTCATGGTTCTTAGCTGCTTTACTTCCTGGTGTTATTCTTTTAGCATTGATTCCATGGATCATCTACAAGATGTATCCACCAGAAATTAAGGAAACACCGGATGCTCGTCAGTTAGCTGATAGTCAACTAGCTGAAATGGGGCCAATGAAGCTTTCTGAAAAATTAATGTTAGTTATTTTTGCAATCGCAATCGTTTTATGGATGATTTCAAGCTTCATTGGAATGGATGCAATGACAGTTGCATTTATTGCCGTTGTATTAATGCTTTTAACAGGTATTCTTACTACTAAAGATGTTTTAAATGAAACTGGTGCTTGGAACGTTGTTCTCTGGTTCTCAATCTTAATTTTCCTTGCTGGAGAATTAAACAAGCTTGGAATTATTCCATGGTTCTCAAAGACTGTTAGTCATTCACTTAGTGGAATGAACTGGTTTGTAATCATGATTGCATTAGTACTGATTTACTTCTACAGTCACTATCTATTTGCTTCTGGTACAGCCCAAGTTACTGCTATGTTTAGTGGATTCCTTGGAGTTGCGATTTCAGCCGGTGTTCCACCATTCTTAGCAGCAATGCTTCTTTCATTGACTGCTGCTGCTTATAGTTCAACTACTCACTACGCTAACGGTCCTGCTTCTGCTTTATTCAGTACAGGTTACGTTAAGCAGAGTGACTGGTGGCGAATGAACTTTATCCTTGGTCTTCTTTATCTGGTAGTATTTATCGGAATCGGAACAGTATGGATGAAAGTTATTGGTTTATGGTAA
- a CDS encoding sugar-binding transcriptional regulator, translated as MNSQHQQLLGNLAQDYYLSKMAISDISKKYNLSRYLIMKYLDEAFSSGIVDISIHTDYDRNAQLERELSNSFDIRNVYVIKDPSNPLDRDKIIANFAANQIQSLIKEYKTIGLSWGETIYTVLDHFSKHSSRNLVFTQFMGENMKYKSSAASMRMVQKAASKYDCPYYTIPGPLYILNDEARNDLYSEPPFTEAFKVANKMEMIVCGLGTLQSIDSIPAWHDYKEKLFKGVSLNQIAGMAFGRPYDINGNFLIHPNNDKTLSIPLNKILNVPIRFAIVQRKSKYQAALGALRGGLFTDMILTESIALRIIEEI; from the coding sequence ATGAACTCACAGCATCAACAATTACTCGGTAATCTTGCACAAGATTATTACCTTAGCAAAATGGCAATTAGTGATATTTCTAAAAAATATAATCTTAGTCGCTACCTCATTATGAAATACCTTGATGAAGCTTTTTCAAGCGGGATTGTTGATATAAGCATTCATACAGATTATGACCGAAATGCCCAACTAGAACGCGAATTATCAAATAGTTTTGATATAAGAAATGTCTATGTTATTAAAGATCCAAGTAACCCCTTGGACCGCGATAAAATCATTGCTAACTTTGCAGCTAATCAAATTCAATCTCTTATTAAAGAATATAAAACAATCGGATTATCGTGGGGGGAAACAATTTATACTGTTCTTGATCATTTCAGCAAACACTCTTCCCGTAATTTAGTTTTCACACAATTTATGGGTGAAAATATGAAATATAAATCTTCTGCCGCATCAATGCGAATGGTACAAAAAGCTGCATCCAAATATGATTGTCCTTATTACACCATTCCCGGACCACTTTATATTCTTAATGACGAAGCAAGAAATGACCTATATTCCGAACCGCCTTTTACAGAAGCATTTAAGGTTGCCAATAAAATGGAAATGATTGTTTGTGGATTAGGCACTCTCCAATCAATAGACAGTATCCCTGCTTGGCATGATTATAAAGAAAAGTTATTTAAAGGAGTTAGTTTAAACCAAATTGCTGGAATGGCATTTGGTCGTCCATACGATATTAACGGTAACTTTCTAATTCATCCCAATAACGATAAAACTCTCTCTATCCCTTTAAATAAAATTCTTAACGTTCCTATACGCTTTGCTATTGTTCAACGCAAATCAAAATATCAAGCCGCTTTAGGAGCCCTTCGTGGAGGTTTATTTACTGATATGATACTTACAGAATCAATCGCTTTACGAATTATTGAGGAGATATAA
- a CDS encoding zinc-dependent alcohol dehydrogenase family protein, with the protein MEKRENAIPKTMKAWAVTTPGPIDGKESPIEFTEKPVPTPKRGEVLVKVLTCGVCHTDLHVTEGDLPVHHEHVTPGHEIVGKVVGFGPETQRFKLGERIGIPWFRHACGVCKFCRSGHENLCPHSLYTGWDHDGGYAEYVTVPEGFAYRLPEKFDSLEAAPLLCAGIIGYRAFERANVPAGGRLGLYGFGGSAHITAQIALAQGIEVHVFTRGEAAKKFALELGCASVQGSYDPAPVPLDSSIIFAPVGDMVLPALASLVPGGTLALAGIHMTDIPTMNYQKEIFHEKTLTSVESNTRRDGEEFLTLADRLNIHPEVHEYPLAKADEALRYVKHGDIKGACVLRVSED; encoded by the coding sequence ATGGAAAAACGCGAAAATGCTATTCCGAAAACAATGAAGGCTTGGGCAGTCACAACTCCTGGGCCGATTGATGGTAAGGAATCACCAATCGAATTTACCGAAAAGCCCGTGCCGACTCCTAAACGGGGAGAAGTCCTTGTTAAGGTATTGACGTGTGGAGTATGTCATACGGACTTGCACGTGACTGAAGGAGACTTGCCGGTTCACCACGAACACGTTACTCCTGGTCATGAGATTGTTGGTAAAGTTGTCGGCTTTGGACCAGAGACACAACGATTTAAGCTTGGTGAGCGAATTGGGATTCCATGGTTTCGGCATGCTTGTGGTGTATGCAAGTTTTGCCGGTCAGGTCATGAGAATCTTTGTCCTCATTCACTTTATACCGGTTGGGATCATGATGGCGGTTATGCAGAATATGTCACGGTTCCAGAAGGATTTGCATATCGGCTTCCGGAAAAGTTTGATTCTTTAGAGGCAGCTCCATTATTATGTGCAGGGATTATTGGTTATCGGGCCTTTGAACGTGCCAATGTTCCCGCTGGTGGCCGCTTAGGGTTATATGGCTTCGGTGGCTCAGCGCACATTACGGCCCAGATTGCACTTGCCCAGGGAATTGAAGTGCATGTCTTTACACGTGGTGAGGCCGCAAAGAAATTCGCCCTAGAATTAGGTTGTGCTTCTGTTCAAGGCTCCTATGACCCCGCGCCAGTTCCTTTGGATTCGTCAATCATTTTTGCGCCAGTTGGTGATATGGTATTACCAGCCTTAGCTAGTTTAGTTCCAGGTGGGACTTTGGCCTTAGCTGGCATTCATATGACTGATATTCCAACGATGAATTACCAAAAAGAAATATTCCACGAGAAGACATTAACGAGTGTTGAGAGCAATACCCGTCGTGATGGGGAAGAATTCTTAACATTAGCTGACCGTCTCAATATCCATCCTGAAGTACACGAATATCCACTAGCAAAGGCTGACGAAGCATTACGCTATGTTAAGCACGGTGATATTAAGGGAGCTTGTGTATTACGTGTTAGTGAGGACTAA
- a CDS encoding peptidylprolyl isomerase: MKYPQLSLDEVEGPKAVIETTMGTITAQLFPKYAPKTVENFVKLAEKNYYDDVIFHRVIPDFMIQGGDPTGTGRGGESIYGHPFEDEFSEELFNFTGALSMANAGPNTNGSQFFIVTNEHVPENMIDQMKAVGYPQEIIDYYEKHGGTPWLDFHHTVFGQVLSGMDVVEKISKVKRDAMDKPKKDVIIKTIKIEKEK, from the coding sequence ATGAAATATCCCCAATTATCATTGGATGAAGTTGAAGGACCAAAAGCAGTAATTGAAACTACAATGGGAACAATTACGGCCCAACTTTTTCCAAAATACGCACCTAAAACAGTTGAAAACTTTGTTAAATTAGCAGAGAAAAATTATTATGACGATGTAATTTTTCACCGGGTTATCCCGGATTTTATGATTCAAGGTGGCGACCCAACTGGAACCGGCCGTGGTGGCGAAAGTATTTATGGTCACCCGTTTGAAGACGAGTTTTCTGAAGAACTATTTAACTTCACTGGTGCTCTTTCAATGGCTAATGCTGGTCCGAACACAAATGGCAGTCAATTCTTTATTGTCACTAATGAACATGTTCCAGAAAATATGATTGATCAAATGAAGGCCGTTGGGTACCCGCAGGAGATTATTGATTATTACGAAAAACATGGCGGTACACCGTGGCTTGATTTCCACCATACCGTATTTGGCCAAGTATTATCCGGGATGGATGTTGTCGAAAAGATCAGCAAGGTTAAGCGGGATGCGATGGATAAGCCTAAGAAAGACGTTATTATAAAAACAATTAAGATTGAAAAAGAAAAGTAA